Proteins from a single region of Lolium rigidum isolate FL_2022 unplaced genomic scaffold, APGP_CSIRO_Lrig_0.1 contig_51398_1, whole genome shotgun sequence:
- the LOC124681666 gene encoding uncharacterized protein LOC124681666 produces the protein MAGRLVSMLRWPPDLGGLPSQLSALLPSSPPIPSPSSSSYYAFLQERLQWDWGPEQLGAAVRRWPELVPDVPFVVDAVLWGFITAVESVALVSMMCCFFLFCGCTL, from the coding sequence ATGGCGGGAAGGCTGGTGTCCATGCTCCGGTGGCCGCCGGACCTCGGCGGGCTGCCCAGCCAGCTGTCCGCGCTGCTGCCTTCGTCGCCGCCcataccgtcgccgtcgtcgtcgtcctacTACGCGTTCCTCCAGGAGCGGCTGCAGTGGGACTGGGGCCCGGAGCAGCTCGGCGCGGCGGTGCGGCGGTGGCCCGAGCTGGTGCCGGACGTGCCCTTCGTCGTCGACGCCGTGCTCTGgggcttcatcaccgccgtcgagtCCGTCGCGCTCGTCTCGATGATGTGCTGCTTCTTCCTCTTCTGCGGCTGCACGCTGTGA
- the LOC124681667 gene encoding adenylosuccinate lyase-like: MSAPPSLKPPATAAFLAAPRAAAAPRAAVPGATAQPPRRLRCSAAAGAGAGDYVEMSAPLDWAARSVEALEQATDLDTFCMMALSPLDGRYFRSVKDLMPFFSEFGLIRYRVLVEVKWLLKLSQIPEVTEVPPFSEEAQLFLDAVIRDFSIDDAKEVKQIEKITNHDVKAVEYYLKQKCSSNPEVEKVLEFFHFGCTSEDINNLAYGLALKEAVNTVMLPVMCDVCIAIRTLATENAHVPLLSRTHGQPASPTTLGKEMANFVARLYDIGKSFSDVKILGKFSGAVGNYNADVVAYPEIDWPKMTEEFVRSLGLQFNPYVTQIEPHDYIAKLFNLFVQFNIVLTDFDRDMWAYISEGYFKQIPKAGEVGSSTMPHKINPINFENSEGNFSVSNGLLHTLSMKLPISRLQRDLTDSTVLRNLGVGLGHSLLAYKATIQGIQKLQVNRVRLDEDLDQTWEVLAEAIQTVMRRYGIPEPYEKLKEMTRGQAVTKESIRRFIESLDLPEDVRSSLLELTPHTYIGEAEKLARDIVNVVDLESGFKIE; encoded by the exons atGTCCGCGCCGCCGTCTCTCAAGCCCCCGGCCaccgccgccttcctcgccgccccACGCGCGGCAGCCGCCCCGAGAGCTGCCGTCCCGGGCGCCACCGCGCAGCCGCCGCGGCGCCTCCGCTGCTCTGCAGCCGCCGGAGCCGGGGCCGGAGATTACGTCGAG ATGAGTGCTCCCCTGGATTGggcggcgaggtcggtggaggcgctCGAGCAAGCGACGGACCTGGACACCTTCTGTATGATGGCGCTGTCGCCGCTCGACGGGCGCTACTTCAGATCTGTCAAGGACCTGATGCCCTTCTTCAGCGAGTTCGGACTCATCAGATACCGCGTCCTAGTTGAG GTAAAATGGTTGCTGAAACTTTCACAAATCCCCGAGGTCACGGAAGTGCCACCATTCAGCGAGGAGGCCCAGCTCTTCCTGGATGCGGTTATCCGAGATTTTAGCATCGACGATGCTAAAGAAGTGAAACAAATCGAGAAAATAACCAACCATGATGTGAAGGCTGTCGAGTACTATCTGAAGCAGAAATGTAGCTCAAATCCAGAGGTGGAAAAG GTTTTGGAATTCTTCCATTTTGGGTGTACTTCTGAAGATATCAACAACTTGGCATATGGACTGGCTCTAAAAGAGGCGGTAAACACAGTTATGCTCCCTGTGATGTGTGATGTATGCATTGCAATACGTACCTTGGCAACGGAAAATGCGCATGTCCCTTTGTTGTCTAGAACTCATGGACAG CCGGCATCACCAACAACTCTGGGAAAAGAGATGGCGAATTTCGTAGCCAGATTATATGATATCGGGAAGAGTTTTTCTGATGTCAAGATACTAGGGAAATTTTCTGGAGCTGTTGGAAATTACAATGCTGATGTAGTTGCGTATCCGGAAATTGACTGGCCTAAGATGACAGAAGAGTTTGTCAGATCCTTAGGTTTGCAGTTCAATCCTTATGTTACCCAG ATCGAACCTCATGATTATATCGCAAAGCTCTTCAATCTATTTGTCCAGTTCAACATTGTCTTGACTGATTTTGACAGAGATATGTGGGCTTATATATCAGAAGGCTACTTCAAGCAG ATACCGAAGGCTGGTGAAGTTGGATCCTCCACCATGCCTCACAAGATCAACCCAATCAATTTTGAAAACAGTGAAGGCAATTTTAGTGTGTCTAATGGTCTGTTGCATACTTTAAGCATGAAGCTACCAATATCAAGATTGCAG CGTGATCTCACAGATTCAACTGTTTTGAGAAACTTGGGTGTTGGATTAGGACACTCACTCTTGGCTTACAAAGCCACAATTCAGGGAATCCAGAAGCTCCAG GTGAACAGAGTCCGTTTGGATGAAGACTTGGACCAAACATGGGAGGTCCTTGCAGAGGCAATACAGACA GTGATGCGAAGGTATGGGATCCCTGAACCTTATGAGAAGCTGAAGGAAATGACTAGGGGTCAGGCTGTGACCAAAGAAAGCATACGCCGATTCATTGAAAGTCTAGATCTACCAGAGGATGTGCGATCAAGTCTTTTGGAGTTAACACCACACACGTACATTGGAGAGGCGGAAAAGCTTGCTAGAGATATTGTGAATGTGGTCGATCTAGAATCTGGGTTTAAGATCGAGTGA